The genomic stretch CTCGCCCATCGAGATCGGATCGGCCCCGCCGCAGGCCTCCATCACCTTGTCCCCCTGTCGTGCGGCGGGCAGATTGTTGATCATGACCGAGGCGCTGGCCTTGGTGACGAACCCCGGGCCATGCGGCGGAATCGGCGTCGGAATCGGGCAGACGTGCATGTCCGCCAACCCAGCCATCGCCGACATGGTGGCGCTGGCGGCGGCGGCGGCGGCCGCCTTGATGCCCTCGGTGTAAGCCGTGTCCCCGGCCGGCTTGCCGCCGGGCACGGCGCAAGCGGCCGTCCACGCCGCCGTGAGCGAGACGTTGGTGGTGACGAGTGTCACGACCTGGCTCGCCGCCGTGCCCACGGCACCGGGCTCACCGGCGGCGGCCGCTTTGGCGGCCCCTTCGATCAGCTTCTGTGCGATCTTGACGAGATCGCTGGCCGAACCGGGCGGATCAAGCAGCGGCTTGGACATGAACGACTCCATCTCACTGGAGATGGCGTCGATCGCACCGCCGACAGAAGTAGGCACCGCGCGCCAGGCCGGCATGTTGCCGACCATGACGTCAGGGCTGCCCGGGCCGGGCCCCAGGGGATTGCCGTGTCCGGTCGGATCAGTTGTGCGTGCGGCCGGCGGCATGGCTACCTCGGTACGGCGCGCTGGCAGCGCGACCCTAGATTTCTTCCAGCCCAAAAATACTCAAGAGGAAGTTCGGATCAACGAACACGGGTTGCACGGCTTCATCCCGGATCAGGGGTTTGAAGTCGTTGAGGGCAGTCATGAACTCCTGCATGGGTACGGTGGCCGCGGTGATCTCACCGATGCGTTTTTCGTGTGCCTTGATCTCGGCTTTGAGTTTCGATTTCTCACTGCTGGACAGCGCCTTGTCCTTGTCAACGCGCTCCTGCTTGTAGGTCTTGGCTGACTCGTTCTCGCGCTTCTCGTCCTCGAGCGTCGCGAAAGCGTGGAACTTGGTGGCCAGGGCCCGGCGGCGGGCCTCGTACTCAGTCGCTTTCGGATGCGTCGTGTTACGGCCGACCCGCCACAGCGCCCGCATGCCCTTGTTACCATCGCAGTACACGAACAGCCCACCGTCCTTGGGCACCTTTTTCCAGGAGTCCGGTTGGACGTCGTTGGCGGTAACGACATGGACGTCGATGCCGCTGTCGGGATCGTTGCCCCAGTCGCGCACCAGGCGCCCCATGGCGTGGTCCCGGCAAACTTCCACTCCAAAGCGAAAACCGCCGACCGAGTACACGGTGTCCTTGCTGGCGGCGGCGAGGCGGGCGCGGCCGACCTGTAGCTCGGCGTACTGGCCCCAGATCTCAGCGCCCGATTTTTTCAAGTTGCTGTCGATGTCGGCCTCGTTGCGCTTCAGGTAGGTGAAGAACGTCCCCTGCCAGTAGATCGGCAGGGTGTTGAACACGAACCAGCGCGACCGGCCCGTCTGCTCCATCTGCATGCCCCAGTAGATCGTGCCGGGCATGATCAGCCACTTGCGGCAGGGTTTGTATGTATCGTCCTCGGTGAGCAGCTCGTTCAGGAGGTTGAGCACGTTGATCATGTCATGCTGGGGATAAGGCCGGTTGCCACGCCGAAAGTACCACTCCGGCCCGAGAAACAGGTGCAGCACCTGCTCGCCCTTGCGCTGTACCTCGTCATATTCCGCCTTGAAACGCCGGGCACAGACATCCTCAGCCGCCATGATCGTATCGAGCAGGAACTTCGCACGAAGGTAGGGATGCTCCGCTGTGACATCCTTCGGTTCCTGCGAAAAACGCTCCTGCCACTCGGGCGGCACGCTGCCGTACTTGGATTCGATCAGCGCGTTGGTGGCACGGGAGGAGTCCATGCTTGTCTTCGGCGCCCAGATGGCCGCTCGCAGATAGACTTTCGAAGGTGTCCCGACGGCGTTGTAGGCCGTGGCGTCCGGTACGGTGCGGGCGGCCTTGATCCCGGTGTAGACCCGCCGCCCGATGAAATCCGGTATGACCTGGATCGTTGCAGTGAAGCCACCGCCGTCGGCGTTGAGCGTGAATTTTACCGGCTTGAGCGTCTCGAACGGCAGATCGAATTCACCCACGCACTTGTCGGTCACACCGTTGCTGAACTCCTGCACGTCGAGCGACACCTTGAACTTCTTGGCTGTGTCGTCCAGCTTGACGCGCGGCCCCCAAAGCGTGCTGGTCATGTAAAGCGCGAGCACCTTCGGTTTGCGTTCGCGCTCTTCGAACATGTCACCGGCGGAGTGTCGGTCACCTCCTACTTCAATGACCCCGTCCACCTGGTACACCAACAGCTTCGGTTCCTCCGGCAGCGCCTTCTGCCAGCGGTCGGAGAACTCGATCTGGTCGACGCGAATATAGAACCTGCGACTCATGCCGCCATGAACCTCCGGCTGCCGGACGGGCACCCTGTCGGACGCTGCGCCCTAGCTGCCATGCACCTCGACCAGTTTCTGCCGCGTTTCGTCGCTGAGTTCGCCCGTGGCCGGCAGGCCGTGCTGCTGCTGAAACTTCCGGACGGCCTCACGCACCTCCGGAGTCATCCGGTAGGTGCCCGGGTTACCACACCGCAGGCCCAGATTCTCCAGCCGCTGCATCACACCCTTCAGTTCAGAAATAGGCGCCAATTGTCCGAGTTCTACCGGCATCTCGATTTCTTCCGGCTCGCCGGGGTTGAGCAGCAGCTTCCCCTGGGTGGCGTTACCGGGGATGTTCACTTCGATCCAGCCGTCACCATCGCTGGTGCCTTCGAAGGTGCGCCCGTCGACCACCAGTTTGTAGGGCACGTTGGCCCAGGGCTGATCCTGCGCCAGCTTGCCCGGGGGTACGCCATCGTCATTGTCCGGCAGGAACTGCGAGGGCCCGCGCACCAGCCGCAGCCGGAGCTTGGCCGGCTCGCCCCGCCGGATGAAGCGGTGGCGGGCCTCGGTCTCGCACGCCTCCTCTTTCGGACGCAACTCCGGGATAAAGACCTTGTCACCGGGTAGCAGCGTGTTCGGATTCTTGCGTACCTCGCGCAGCTCCTCGTTCTCCGGCGCGTTCCAAAGCGTGCCCCAAAAGTGCCCGGAATCCTTCGCGATCGACGACATACAGTCGCCCTCGCGCACGATGTAGTCACCCTGACCCACCGGCCCCGTGCCACCCAGCGCCTCGTTGTCGAGCCCTTCGTTCGGGTCGACCAGGCCACCCTGCTGTGCGGCGCGCCGGGCCTCCTCCTCCGCCCGGAGTTGGGCTGCCCGCTGCTGCCGCGTTCCGCCGCCACCTGGTTGCATTGCCATCACGCCCGCTCCCACGCATCCGCGTCCAGCTTCGGGAACCGCACGTTGTACGAACCCGCTTCCGGCACGACCACCCGGCCGCGCCCCTGCTCATCCAGCGCCCCCTTCCGCAGTACCTCACCGTCCGCGTCGAGCACTTCGTAGCTTTCGTTCGGGACCGGCTCACCCGCCTCGTCGACCAGCTCGAGCTCGAGCCAGCTTGTCTCGCGCTCTTCGTCTTCGGGCGGCTGCCACTCGGTGCCGAGGAGCGCGGCCGGCGCCGTGGCGGCGGCCAGCTCCTGCCCGCCGCTGTACACGGTATCGCTGCCCGGCGTCGCGGTACCGGCGTCGATGGGTGCCTCCGGCGCTTCCGGGGCCACGGCCGTGCCGCTGCCGGCCGAACCGCCGCTGTTGATTTTCACAGCCGTCCCGAGAATCGTGACGCCGCTGCTGTCGATCTTCACGAAGTTTCCGCCGACTTTCAGCGTGAGCGCACTGCCCGCTTCGATGACGACGTTCGTAGCCCCCTTGAGGTAGATGTTGTCGGCGTCTTCCTGGTGGTTGCCGCCGAATTTCTGACCGACGTTGCCCTTCACTTCCAGGGAGAAGTTGCCGCCGACCAGATTCTTCTCATCGAGCTTGATTTCGCGATGGACGTTCTCCTTGATCAGCTCGAAGCGGTCCTTCTTCACGGTCAGGTGGCTGTTGTTGTCGACATTCTCCACCCGGTCGTTGTTCACCCGGATGTGCAGGTCCTTCTGGGCATAGATCAGGATCTGCTCGCTGTCCTTCAGGTCCTCAAACAGGATCTCGTTCGTGCCGTCGCCACCCAGACTGCTATGGGTCTTGATACAGCTCTTGGTTTTTTCGTCGGGCAACGGATAGGGGGGCATGTGGTCCTGGTTGTACACCCGACCCACGATGATGGGCTGATCCGGATCGCCCTCGATGAAGTCGACAATCACCTCCTGCCCCACGCGCGGCAGGAACAACATCCCGTATGCGCCGCCCGCGAAACCCTGCGAGACGCGTATCCAGCAACTCGAGGTGTCGTCAAACTGGCCCTCCCGATGCCAGTGAAACTGCGCCTTCACACGGCCCAGTTCGTCACACCAGATTTCTTCGCCCTGCGGCCCCACGATCCGCGCGGTCTGCGTGCCGCGGATCACCGGCCAGGGAGTCACGCGCGGCGGGCGATACTCCAGCGCCGCAGGGATGCATTCGAAGGTGCAGCTGTAGGGCGCGCCCTCAGGTGCCCAGTTCGCCGCCAGCACTTCCGCGATCATGCGCCGTACCGCGAGTGCGGCGGTCGGCGCTTCTCCGAGGACCGCCGCGTTCGCCGCCAGCTCCCGCGAAACCTGCCCCGCATGGTAGGCCCACTGCATCACCGCGCCCCGGCTCTCCAGATCCCCCGACCGCAGCCGGCCCGACAACTGCAGCAGTGCCTGTGCCAACCCGCGCACCACCTCATCCGACGCGCGTGTCGCGGTCAACACGGCCTGTAGCGAGCGGGGATCGAGCAGCGATGTCGCCAGCGCGTCGGTACTGCTCGCATTCAGCGTGGCCTGCTGACCACGGTAGGAGGCCCGCGCGATGAGATAGCTCGCGTTGAGACTCGCGGCCGGGTGCTCGGTCAGGGTGAAGGTTCGCCCCGGGGCGAATCGGACCGAGTTGGTGGCCCCGGCCCCGACGGTCCGGGCGCTCTCGAACTCCTGCGCCCGGCGCTCCACCAGGGTCTGACCGCGGGCCTGCGCCTGGTACTCGCCGGGATAGTCGTAGAACTCCAGACCGGCGTCGCGCTCGGATTCCGCCTTCACCTCCAGCGGCAGGGCCGGATCGAGAAACGTGAAGTCGTTGAGGATCACGGTCCCCGGGCGCACCGCCTGACCGATTTGAAAACGGGTGACGGCCTCTTCGTCGTTTCGCAGACCCATGGCCTCACGAAACGGGACGTTCGCCTCATCTCCAAGCGGGGCGTAAGCGGCCTTCGCATCGGCGATCAGCAGCACGTGCTCCTCACGGGTCTGCTCGAAGCACCACCACATGCCCTCCTCTTCCATCAGGCGGCAGATGAAGTTGTAGTCGCTCTCGCGGTACTGCACGCAATACTCGCGCGGGTCATACTGCCCCGACAGCGCGAAGCGGAAGCGGTCACTGGGAATCCCGGCTTTTTCCAGCACGTCGCTGATGATCTGCTCGACCGTACGGTCCTGGAAGATGCGGCAGTTGTACCGGTTGGCGAGCAGCCACACACTCGGCACCAACTCGGCATGGAAATACTGCTTGTCGGCAACCTGCCCCAGGAACTCAAAGCGACTCACGATCCCGTGAAAATAGCGCGGTCCCGCGGGTGTATTGATGCTCAGCACGCCGGCCTGCCCCACCACGGAAGCG from Phycisphaerales bacterium encodes the following:
- the tssI gene encoding type VI secretion system tip protein VgrG; this encodes MPLVTDLSEAQMTFQVGSLEADLFEVIRYDGSEGLCQLYRFDIDVVVTGAEVTFASVVGQAGVLSINTPAGPRYFHGIVSRFEFLGQVADKQYFHAELVPSVWLLANRYNCRIFQDRTVEQIISDVLEKAGIPSDRFRFALSGQYDPREYCVQYRESDYNFICRLMEEEGMWWCFEQTREEHVLLIADAKAAYAPLGDEANVPFREAMGLRNDEEAVTRFQIGQAVRPGTVILNDFTFLDPALPLEVKAESERDAGLEFYDYPGEYQAQARGQTLVERRAQEFESARTVGAGATNSVRFAPGRTFTLTEHPAASLNASYLIARASYRGQQATLNASSTDALATSLLDPRSLQAVLTATRASDEVVRGLAQALLQLSGRLRSGDLESRGAVMQWAYHAGQVSRELAANAAVLGEAPTAALAVRRMIAEVLAANWAPEGAPYSCTFECIPAALEYRPPRVTPWPVIRGTQTARIVGPQGEEIWCDELGRVKAQFHWHREGQFDDTSSCWIRVSQGFAGGAYGMLFLPRVGQEVIVDFIEGDPDQPIIVGRVYNQDHMPPYPLPDEKTKSCIKTHSSLGGDGTNEILFEDLKDSEQILIYAQKDLHIRVNNDRVENVDNNSHLTVKKDRFELIKENVHREIKLDEKNLVGGNFSLEVKGNVGQKFGGNHQEDADNIYLKGATNVVIEAGSALTLKVGGNFVKIDSSGVTILGTAVKINSGGSAGSGTAVAPEAPEAPIDAGTATPGSDTVYSGGQELAAATAPAALLGTEWQPPEDEERETSWLELELVDEAGEPVPNESYEVLDADGEVLRKGALDEQGRGRVVVPEAGSYNVRFPKLDADAWERA
- a CDS encoding peptidoglycan-binding protein, which codes for MAMQPGGGGTRQQRAAQLRAEEEARRAAQQGGLVDPNEGLDNEALGGTGPVGQGDYIVREGDCMSSIAKDSGHFWGTLWNAPENEELREVRKNPNTLLPGDKVFIPELRPKEEACETEARHRFIRRGEPAKLRLRLVRGPSQFLPDNDDGVPPGKLAQDQPWANVPYKLVVDGRTFEGTSDGDGWIEVNIPGNATQGKLLLNPGEPEEIEMPVELGQLAPISELKGVMQRLENLGLRCGNPGTYRMTPEVREAVRKFQQQHGLPATGELSDETRQKLVEVHGS